The following proteins come from a genomic window of Rhodobacteraceae bacterium S2214:
- a CDS encoding sulfotransferase, which produces MQMKSRRKRLMIAASLATLRLQRPLSNATPPIFIIGSGRSGNTLVRRVLMASGAIYIPPETYVLGEVIEIWPRTAVLPWRERVWLFCAYFEKHPEFSTFNLVNLNKFAAQAAALPRNDRNLRNLINAFYRFLGNAQGISTDRWGDKTPYNTHHLPAIAALYPNAKFLWLVRDGRDVALSYVEADLYPSLATAADRWTNANAACMAFAMRGLDVRQQTYENLVSRPEKEFAEIFAWADLAFTPDMLTALPGPMGDVEQRRHHEKVRKPISAASAGRWRDQLGQADLSALPKDFWQMMRALNYKNDDT; this is translated from the coding sequence ATGCAGATGAAAAGCCGTCGCAAACGTCTGATGATCGCCGCCAGTCTTGCTACGCTGCGTCTGCAGCGCCCACTATCGAATGCCACCCCGCCAATTTTTATTATTGGATCTGGTCGGTCGGGAAATACGCTCGTGCGTCGTGTGCTGATGGCTTCCGGTGCAATTTATATTCCACCCGAGACATATGTATTGGGCGAAGTCATCGAAATCTGGCCGCGCACGGCGGTGCTACCATGGCGCGAACGTGTTTGGTTATTTTGCGCCTATTTCGAAAAACACCCGGAATTTTCGACTTTTAACCTCGTCAATCTCAATAAATTCGCAGCACAAGCGGCTGCACTGCCAAGAAACGACCGAAATCTTCGCAATCTGATCAATGCCTTCTATCGCTTCCTTGGCAACGCACAGGGCATATCAACTGACCGCTGGGGCGATAAGACACCCTATAACACGCATCACTTGCCAGCGATTGCTGCGCTTTATCCCAACGCCAAATTTCTTTGGCTGGTCCGCGACGGACGCGATGTGGCACTGTCATATGTTGAGGCGGACCTGTATCCCAGCTTGGCGACGGCTGCTGACCGATGGACAAATGCAAATGCAGCTTGCATGGCATTTGCTATGCGCGGTCTCGACGTCCGGCAGCAGACTTATGAAAACCTTGTGTCTCGCCCAGAAAAAGAATTCGCTGAAATCTTTGCATGGGCTGATCTCGCATTTACCCCCGATATGCTCACAGCCCTGCCCGGTCCTATGGGTGATGTCGAACAACGACGCCACCACGAAAAAGTGCGCAAACCAATCTCCGCCGCATCCGCTGGTCGATGGCGCGATCAACTTGGGCAGGCGGACTTATCCGCCTTACCGAAGGATTTTTGGCAAATGATGCGCGCCTTAAATTACAAGAACGACGATACCTAG